DNA from Aquaspirillum sp. LM1:
ATGGTCAAGCCAAGGACACGCTGAAAAACCCGTGTACCCCTCAGCCATGGCGGATTGTTGCTCACCCACGCACCCCAAGGAGCCCCATCATGTCTGCATCCACGCATTTGCTGTCATCCGGCCAGTTGTTTTGCCTGCCCCGCGCCCAGGGGCTGACCGTGCTCTGCCAGTCTGGCCTGCTCTGGCTGACGGCGGGCGACGGCGATATCGTACTGCATGCTGGCGAAATGCACACCCTCACCCGGCCCGGCAAGCTGGTGGTGGAAGCCATCTACCCCAGCCAGCTGAGCGTGCAACGCGGCCACCCCACCCCCGCAACCCCCACCCCACACCCAATGCCCGCCGTCAATGCCGCGTGGCGAACGGTATGACGCCCTGTGTGGGCTGCGTTGCCACAACGGGGCGACGCAGCCCACCTTCAGCAACACACCGGCACAGGCAAACACCCCAGCAGCATATGGTCGTAGACGGGCACCCCTGCTACACTCAGCCCCATCCAACTGCACCACCATGCCCCTGCCGGAACTGTCGCCATGCCGCCAATCCCTCCTCCCCGCCCCCGCGTAGGCCAAACCCACTGGGCCAGGCTGTATACCCTGCTGTGCATACTGCTGCTGACCATCACCGCCCACGCCAGCGAACCCACCGCCACCCCGCTTCTGCGCCTGGAAGTCGGCATGCTCACGGCCAAGATCAACCGAATCGCCAGCGATGGCCAGGGACGCTGGGCGGTGACCGCATCACATGACAAAACTGCCCGGCTGTGGGAAGTCGCCAGCGGCAAGCTGCTGGGTGTGCTGCGCCCGCCGCAGGGTGAGGGCAATGAAGGCAAGCTGTACGCGGTGGCGATGTCGCAGGATGGGCGGCAGATTGCTGTGGCGGGGTGGACGGGTGAAGACACTATCTACCTCTACCAACATAACCCGCAACAGCACTCCCTGCGCCTGGCGCGCCGCTTAAGCGGCCTGCCCAATGTGGTCAATCATCTGGCATTCAGCGCGGATGGCCGCTGGCTGGCGGCGGGCTTGGGGGGAAACCACGGCGTACGGGTGTTTGATGCCGCCAGCGGCCAGCTTACCGGGCAAAACACCAGTTATGGCGACCGTTGCCACAGCGTGGCGTTCCGCCCTGTGAAAGGCAACCAGCCGCTGGAACTGCTGACCAGTAGCTATGATGGCCTATTGCGCCTGCACCCGGTGGACGCGCAAGGCCGCCTGGGCGCGCCCAGGGTGCAGCGCGCACCGGGCGGCGGCCAGCAGCCATTTGCCGCCCGCTTTTCCCCGGATGGCCAGCGCATTGCCGTTGGCTTTGCCGACAGCACGGTGGTGCAGGTGCTGGATGCGCACGATTTGCGCGAGCTGTTTCGGCCCGAGCGCCAGGGGGTGGATAGTGGTGGCCTTTCTAGCGTGGCCTGGTCAGCCGATGGCCGCAGCCTGGTGGCGGCGGGGCGCGGGGATGTGCAAGGCCAATACACCATGCGCCGCTGGGCGGCGCAGGATGGCCATCGGCTGACGGACACCCCCTTGGCCGCTGACACGGTGATGGACTTGGCGCCGCTGCCGCAGGGCGGCTGGCTGTTTGCTGCACAAAACCCCACTTTGGGTGTGCTGGATGCCCAGGGCACAGTGCAAGGGCGACAGGATGCGCAACAGGCAGATTTGCGTGGCCAGCACGACCAATTGCGGCTGTCCGCTGATGGCCAGCAGCTGCGCTTTGGCTTTGCTAAGTGGGGTAAGCAGCCGTATGTGTTCGACATCAGCCGCCGACAACTGCTGCTGCGCCCAGCGGCGGCCAACGAGCCCAGCCTGTACGCGGCCCGCACCCACGCTGGGGCCCTCAAGGTAGAAAACTGGGAAGACAACACACAACCCCGGCTGAATGGTCAACCCATTCAATTAAAACCATACGAACTAGCGCGCAGCCTGGCGATTGATGCCAACGGCCAGGGCTTTGTGCTGGGCACCAGTTGGTCACTGCGCGGCTATCAGCGTGACGGCAAGCGACAGTGGCAAAAACCCGTGCCTGGCGTTGCATGGGCGGTGAACCAGAGCCAGGATGGCCGCTGGGTGGTGGCTGGCTATGGCGACGGCACTATTCGCTGGCATCGCCGTGAGGATGGCCAGGAAGTGCTGGCGCTGTTTGCTCATCGCGATGGCAAGCGCTGGGTGTTGTGGACGCCGGAGGGGTTTTATGCGGCATCGGAAGGTGGGGAAGAGTTGTTTGGCTACCATCTGAACCGCGGCAAGGATCAGGATGGCGAGTTTGTCAGCGCCGGCCAACTGTCGGAGTTGTTTCATCGCCCGGCGTTGATCAGCCAGCGGTTGAGCCCAGAAGGCGATGCGCTGATGGCCGAGGCGGTTAAGCAGCTGGGCACGGTGGATGAGGTGCTGGCGCACGCCCGCAGCCTGCCGCCCATCCTGACGGTGGAAGCCCCAAGCGGACAGCGGGTGGAAGGCGACAGCGAAATTGAAGTGACGGTGCGCTTGCAAAACCGTGGCGGTGGAATTGGCCCGGTGAAGCTGTTTGTTGATGGCCAAGAGGTCAGCGGACGGCAAGCGGCCGCCACCGAAGGCATCACCAGCCAACGCACTTATGCGCTGCGCCTGTCCCCTGGCGAGCACCAAGTGGCTTTTCAAGCCACCAGCTTGCGTGGGGTGGCGGGCCCGCTCAGCGCGCCGCTGCACGCCAGAGTGCGTCAGGTGGGCGTAAAAACCCTGCATATTCTGGCGATTGGCGTGCAGAATTACCCGGCAGACAGCGGCCAATCCAAACTGAACTACAGCGTGCTCGACGCCAAGGCCGTGGCCAAAGTGCTTGCCCGCCGCGCCAAACCGGTGTTTAGCCACGTGGCCGAGCCGGTAGTGCTGACCGAGCAAAACGCCAGCCTGGCCGGCATCAATCAGGCGTTTGCGCAACTGAAAACCCGCATGCAACCTCAGGACACCTTGGTGATTTTTCTGGCGGGGCATGGCCAGGTTCACGTGGACAGCTACCGCTTTTTGCCGTGGGATTATCGCCCAGGCAGCGCCGGGCTGAGCGAGACGCGCTTGTTTGAAATGCTGAAAGAAAGCCCACAGCACACGCTGTTGTTGATCGACACCTGTGACGCCGGCAGCATGGTGGAGATGGCCGGCGCTTACGAGCGGATGAGCCGCGAACGCCAACGCCCGGTGATCGGTGCCAGCCGCAAGGGCGAATTTGCCCGTGAAGGTTATCAAAAGCATGGCGTCTTCACCGCCGCTTTGCTCAATGTGCTGGCACGCCCCCAAAGGGAGCAACTGACGGTCATGGAGTTATATCCGCAGACCAAGCGCAGGGTGGAGGAGTTCAGTAAAAAGCTGCCGGGCAACTATTTACAGACTGTGCAGGGCTATGTGGCGAACGGAGAGTTCCCATTGGTGTGGCGTTGAGGCATCCCACATGACTGCTGCAAATACTCCGCCTATTACCCCTGCGCCTGCGCCGCTGAAGGTGTTTATTTCTTATGCGCATGAAGATGATAAACATCGTATTGCGCTGGGCGAACAACTTGCGCCATTAATCAGAAATGGCACGTTCACTGTGTGGCATGACCGTTGTTTAAGTGGTGGACAGGAGTGGGCAGGCCAGATAGACCAACACTTGGCTGAATCCCAGATTGTGCTGCTTCTGTTGAGCCGGCATTTTCTGGCTTCAGACTACTGTTCTGACGTGGAGGTCAAGCAAGCCTTGGCCATGCATCATGCTGGGCAGGCGCGAGTGGTGCCTGTGGTGCTCAAGCATTGCACATGGCAGCACTCTCCGCTAAAAATTTTGGAAGCGC
Protein-coding regions in this window:
- a CDS encoding caspase family protein, producing the protein MPPIPPPRPRVGQTHWARLYTLLCILLLTITAHASEPTATPLLRLEVGMLTAKINRIASDGQGRWAVTASHDKTARLWEVASGKLLGVLRPPQGEGNEGKLYAVAMSQDGRQIAVAGWTGEDTIYLYQHNPQQHSLRLARRLSGLPNVVNHLAFSADGRWLAAGLGGNHGVRVFDAASGQLTGQNTSYGDRCHSVAFRPVKGNQPLELLTSSYDGLLRLHPVDAQGRLGAPRVQRAPGGGQQPFAARFSPDGQRIAVGFADSTVVQVLDAHDLRELFRPERQGVDSGGLSSVAWSADGRSLVAAGRGDVQGQYTMRRWAAQDGHRLTDTPLAADTVMDLAPLPQGGWLFAAQNPTLGVLDAQGTVQGRQDAQQADLRGQHDQLRLSADGQQLRFGFAKWGKQPYVFDISRRQLLLRPAAANEPSLYAARTHAGALKVENWEDNTQPRLNGQPIQLKPYELARSLAIDANGQGFVLGTSWSLRGYQRDGKRQWQKPVPGVAWAVNQSQDGRWVVAGYGDGTIRWHRREDGQEVLALFAHRDGKRWVLWTPEGFYAASEGGEELFGYHLNRGKDQDGEFVSAGQLSELFHRPALISQRLSPEGDALMAEAVKQLGTVDEVLAHARSLPPILTVEAPSGQRVEGDSEIEVTVRLQNRGGGIGPVKLFVDGQEVSGRQAAATEGITSQRTYALRLSPGEHQVAFQATSLRGVAGPLSAPLHARVRQVGVKTLHILAIGVQNYPADSGQSKLNYSVLDAKAVAKVLARRAKPVFSHVAEPVVLTEQNASLAGINQAFAQLKTRMQPQDTLVIFLAGHGQVHVDSYRFLPWDYRPGSAGLSETRLFEMLKESPQHTLLLIDTCDAGSMVEMAGAYERMSRERQRPVIGASRKGEFAREGYQKHGVFTAALLNVLARPQREQLTVMELYPQTKRRVEEFSKKLPGNYLQTVQGYVANGEFPLVWR
- a CDS encoding DUF2917 domain-containing protein gives rise to the protein MSASTHLLSSGQLFCLPRAQGLTVLCQSGLLWLTAGDGDIVLHAGEMHTLTRPGKLVVEAIYPSQLSVQRGHPTPATPTPHPMPAVNAAWRTV